Below is a window of Culturomica massiliensis DNA.
AGAATGACATCTATTCCGGCAGCATCGACAATGCGTGCCATAGAATAATCATAGGCGGTGAGCATACTTATTTTTTCTCCCCTTTGTTTCATTTCGTATAAAACGTGGGTAGTTACAATTTTTGCTTTAGATTCTACTGACATAGCTGAAATTGTTTAACGATCGGATGATTTCTCCGGTCTTACTTTTGATTTGTTTTACTAAATCTTCCGATGATCGTTTGTGAACCGACTGTTTTCTGTCCGAGTCTGACCTCGATTTGTGTGCCGAGGGGTAGGAAGAGGTCGACGCGGGATCCGAATTTGATAAATCCGGCGTGTTTATCCTGTCGGGAAATTTCACCTACAGGTGCATAGGATACAATCCGCCGGGCCATAGCTCCGGCTATCTGACGCATTAAGATTTCCTGTCCGTCACCGGTTTCGATGACAATGCTCGTCCGCTCGTTTTCAGTGGAAGACTTCGGCAGGTAGGCCGCTGCAAAGTTACCTTTGTGGTATTTGAAATATTTTACGATTCCGTTAACGGGAAACCAGTTGATATGTACATTGAAGATATTCATAAAAATGGATACCTGTAACCGGCGGTCTTTGAAATATTCCGGTTCTTCGGTTTCTTC
It encodes the following:
- a CDS encoding phosphatidylserine decarboxylase family protein, which produces MTLHKAGYSLLLKILAFLVILNCITFYFIDNTIVTYIILGISCILYLWAINFFRFPNRHIIIDDNTILAPADGKIVVIEETEEPEYFKDRRLQVSIFMNIFNVHINWFPVNGIVKYFKYHKGNFAAAYLPKSSTENERTSIVIETGDGQEILMRQIAGAMARRIVSYAPVGEISRQDKHAGFIKFGSRVDLFLPLGTQIEVRLGQKTVGSQTIIGRFSKTNQK